A window of the Streptomyces griseochromogenes genome harbors these coding sequences:
- a CDS encoding acyltransferase family protein, translated as MPASSSTLTSAPPAPRPAPAPSVSGGHKNRLLALDGLRLVAALMVCLYHYTGRGGTVSESWHRSPHLLFPTLSQMSAYGCLGVQFFFVISGFVICMSSWGRTLGDFFRSRVARLYPAYWVALVLVTGASLVLPAVVHAVRLDEFLVNLTMLQQPMGATRVLGVCWTLWAEVRFYALFALLVVMRGVTYRRVVLFCCVWTLATVLTNTSDNQLLKQLVMPEYAPFFIGGLALYLIHRFGSDLLLWGIVAVSWLLGQSTATHGLWHPGAHGDLVRDPHVIVLIVTLAFASVAVVAVGWTSWANWSWLTTAGALTYPFYLVHEHLGWFAIRVLHRGLGLPPYATLATTVLGMLVLAWLINRFVEKPFGPRLKKALKRESLAGRLARP; from the coding sequence CCGTCTCCGGCGGCCACAAGAACCGTCTGCTCGCGCTGGACGGTCTGCGGCTCGTGGCCGCGCTGATGGTCTGCCTCTACCACTACACCGGACGCGGCGGCACGGTCTCCGAGTCCTGGCACCGGTCGCCGCACCTCCTCTTCCCGACGCTGTCGCAGATGTCCGCCTACGGCTGCCTGGGCGTCCAGTTCTTCTTCGTCATCAGCGGTTTCGTCATCTGCATGAGCAGCTGGGGCCGCACCCTCGGCGACTTCTTCCGCTCCCGCGTCGCCCGCCTCTACCCCGCCTACTGGGTCGCCCTGGTGCTGGTCACCGGCGCTTCCCTCGTCCTGCCGGCCGTCGTGCACGCGGTCCGCCTCGACGAGTTCCTGGTCAACCTGACGATGCTGCAGCAGCCGATGGGCGCGACGCGCGTGCTGGGCGTGTGCTGGACGCTCTGGGCCGAGGTCCGCTTCTACGCGCTGTTCGCCCTGCTCGTCGTCATGCGCGGGGTCACCTACCGGCGGGTCGTGCTCTTCTGCTGTGTGTGGACGCTGGCGACGGTGCTCACCAACACGTCCGACAACCAGCTGCTGAAGCAGCTGGTCATGCCGGAGTACGCGCCCTTCTTCATCGGCGGTCTCGCCCTCTACCTGATCCACCGTTTCGGCAGCGACCTGCTGCTGTGGGGCATCGTGGCCGTCTCCTGGCTGCTCGGACAGAGCACCGCCACGCACGGGCTGTGGCACCCGGGCGCGCACGGCGACCTCGTCCGCGACCCGCACGTCATCGTGCTGATCGTCACCCTCGCCTTCGCCTCCGTGGCGGTCGTGGCGGTGGGCTGGACCAGCTGGGCCAACTGGTCCTGGCTGACCACGGCCGGCGCGCTGACGTACCCGTTCTACCTGGTCCACGAGCACCTGGGCTGGTTCGCCATCCGGGTGCTGCACCGGGGCCTGGGACTGCCCCCGTACGCGACGCTCGCGACGACGGTGCTCGGCATGCTGGTGCTGGCCTGGCTGATCAACCGCTTCGTGGAGAAGCCGTTCGGCCCACGGCTGAAGAAGGCG